The Eleutherodactylus coqui strain aEleCoq1 chromosome 10, aEleCoq1.hap1, whole genome shotgun sequence genome contains the following window.
tatattcatttttgtccCGAGggggtgctaggtcttattttcagaggatgtcttatacttacctagcaggctcagttcaggtccctcccgctcCTCCTCTGGACCTccgacgcgcttcttgcagttcttgaccgcccacagaagatcagttcctggttacgggattcagaaATCCTACCTTGAGGAAGTAATGGCTCTGATTGAGGTCTACATTTATTGGTTCTGGAGCCAGTGAACCAATGCGATAGatatgattggttctttgaccgctgctcagccaatcaatgcagcgctctatgaaccaatcccagctatcgcgttgtggaggtgggatttatgaattggatgTGCCTGGTattactgagcctgctaggtaatgcatgTTTTTAATGCAATGCAGCCATGACCTATTTTTGGGGTAGTccttatttcaagcctccccaaaaatcatggTAGGGCCTATTTTTGGGGAGACtgggtattgatgacctatcccaagaatAGTTAATTATTGGCAGTTTTGCacttgagatccccaccgatcagctgatcactgagcttgctgtcagtgtggacagcactggaagcttataggttggtactgcaagcacagctcccatctGCATGGACAGCAGGGGGCCCAGCTatgagctgattggcagggatctagAGCAATGGACCCCTACtgcttaactattgatgacctatcctgaggagagaccatgaatagtaaaagtcctggagaatccctttaaaggggcctCTTCAGGCAAACTTATTTCCCCAGTGTGCAATTTGTATACAGAGCATGCTAGGATTAAAACCATACTTACCTAATGCTATATTGATAAAATAGGTGCTCTGCTCCCCATCGTTCCACATGACCTCCATTATGATTAGTTGAATCCGTCAGCATCAGCGATTTTCTATTCTTTCCTATGAGACGGAGTTTGCCGGTCTCATACAAACGAATAGAGGCAGTCACTGCAGGTCTGGAGGATTCAGGACAATGTGCATCATATGGGATGATGGGCGCTGGAGCAGTAGGGTTACTTAGTCAATATAGTGTTTGTTAGCTGTCTCCTCTAGTATACTCTGTACAGCAATTGTACCTCAGGGGAACCATAAGAGAGGTTCCAATAATCGGCTCTTTAACAACCGGAGGTTTAAACTGTCATCAATGTATTCTGTAAGTACTGTACTTCTAACAACCGAGAATTTGCTACAGTCCTATCCCAGTCTGCCTGCATTGATGCAAAGTCATCATTACAGGACTGTCAAGATTGAATACAATTGTACCAATCTCTCAGCTGTGAACAGGTTTTCAGCCTCTGCAGGAAACCAAACGTATTCATATTCACTGACAAGAAGCAGAGAGCTTGAAAATTAAATCTACAGAAGTATATGAGAACGGTACATAAGATTCAGCTTTAATTATACAAGGGCGAAAAATATAATTACATAAGATCTTAGAGGCCCCTTACACCATAATAAGCACCCGTAATTACCTGTGCGATTCAGAGTAGCCATATTAAACATGGCTTCCTGGTACGCCAGCTCAACTTCTTCCCTGCTCACCACCAGACGGATCTTATTCCAGCGATCAGGCTAACGAGAGATTAAATAATGTTAATTGGTGTAAATTCATGAAAGGGTCCTTATAAAGATACAGCGTCCTACAACTATCACCTACATTGTCCAACCACTGATGGGCGTTCACAGCTACCTGCGTCCCCAGAGGCTTCGTCAGCACGAGGACATCGCCTGGAACAGCGTTGTGCGGCCTGGAGAAAGAATATTAGATCATGTTTAAAAGCATTCAAGTGAAACAAGATATTTAATAAATTAGTACCGCTGACAACTCTCTGCACCAAGCCAGGTCTGAGCCAGCAGCTTTAGGCCACATCcccacggggcagatttgccacggatttcgCAGAACGTCTGCATGGAAAATTCATGGCATTTGCAGTAATAGCAAAGTAGACGAGATTTTCAAAGTCTCAtccacactgcagaaaaaaaaaatccatacaaaACTCATGCGGAAATTGACAAGCGGTGGGAATTTTAGATCTTCAGAATGTCAATTGTACCACGGGATGTTTGGTGAGAgaagtgaattctgcaccaaatgttGCGGATCCTCCGCTGTGGATCTGTGGTAGAACGTCGGttgcggacattccgcagcaaacCCGTCCCATGTGGGCATAGCCCAAGGCTTCCTAcagtttttgggggggttttttgtagtttgttaaaaaaaaagtgacaaagtcatGAATTTCATACTTTTTTTGAAACTAGCTTTTTAGGGGGCTCCCCCATAACGGAGAATTCTTTGGAAAAACAAAGATTCACAATTAaaccaaaaaaacatgcaaaacaatgtaaaatggcacaaaaagggcgcattcagacgaccatatatcggccgatatacggcgtctctctgcagggggtggaggctggaaaatccgggagcagtgctgtgagctcctgccccctctccacccccctgcactattttcaatgaggagaagcGGGACGAGGGAGGGGCTAATTCCCATAGCTtatccctgcctcctctcattgcaaatagtgcagaggggcggagaggaggcagaaagggggcggaagctcagatcactgctcccatctcttccagcctccaccccctccagagagagacgccgtatatcggccgatatacggtcgtctgaatgcgcccaaACACTGTATATAGTACATTTTATAATTCCATATCTAAACATCTGTACAAAGAAGAGTATGGTACATGATCACTGATCGGCAAGTGATCGCTGCAACCACCCGCTTGTAAACAAAGACCGGAGAGACCACCGGAGGATTGGACAGATGGACATCACCTTTAAAAAGGCACCAAATGGtcaaaaaagtcaaaaataaaATTCAGATGGGCCCTTTAATTCTTACAACTGTTGAGATTCAATGTAGAAATGCAAAGGGAAACTTACATGATAAATTCATTtgactgacagacaactgttgcCACTCCTCCAATGATGATCCACGGATTAACCACAGTCTGGCCCCCTGTGACAGAGGTGCCCCCCTCCTCGGCTGCATCCTTAAAACCTTTAATCATCAGGGGTGTAACCTTCTCCTTTTCCTGGAACAAATATAAGAAGTAATATCAGTTttgtttaaagggattctgttcaGTTCTCATGCTGCCTGATGCAtgagcagcatgaacccggggcAGAGATGCTTGTCAAGTTGTAAACCAGCAATagctaggataggccatcaataatagatcagcagAGGTCTGCAATTCAGGACCTTCTCTGATCAGATGTTTGCTTGTGCACCAAACCAAATTTCCGCAGGaggtagacagctctgttcccactgcagtggccggttttggtattacaggcaaatttcCCATTCACAGCAATACTAAGCTACTGCAGTGgggacggagctgtctgctttctgtagTAACCCAGTCTGTGCATGAGTGCAGGCCTTCAAGCAGCTGATCAGAGTACCACCCGAGAGGCAAAACTCCACTGATCTACAATTGCTGGCCTATCCtaaggctaggccatcaatactttacaaccaGTGTAAGCCGTAGGTAACAATCATACTATGGATCTTGGAAGTCATACATCATGATATAGTGGTAGACTGCTAAGTGGAAACAACCATGCCATTAAAGAGACTGGCCAGAATTAGAAAACCATGGCTCCTTTCTACTGTACAAACAGCACCACACATGTCcaaaggttgtgtgtggtattacaacTCCGCTCCATTCAATGGAACAAAACAAAGTTCGAGCAGCCCCCAGTGAACTGCCCCATGTCCTTTTAGATTATTAGTGACCTAAATTGAGGCCAACCTAATCTGAGCAATGGAAACCACCCTTACCTTTTTTTTCTGGCAGCACATTAGTTCTCCGCACAAGTGCATTTCTCGTCAACTTCAACTGTTTAAGACTTCTGCGTATGGCCACGTTTATTAGGGCATAAGAAGTGCCATGATGGTGGAAATCAAGTTGGCTTGCACTACTTTCATTAGCACCTAAGCAAGTATCTGCTACCATAGGCCAATCAGATAACATGTGACTCTTGAGGTAAGCAGGAAGAAGTCACAACGGTTCAAAATGAACTTGAGAAAATGTCACAGGCTCACCTCCTCCGTCATCTTCTGGCTGACACTCAGTAACATCAGCATATTGTCACATTCTGTGATTCCCATGGCATAGAGGTCGCTCAGCACGTTGGCACACGCAATACGACCCTGAAATCAGGAAcgaaaaaaaaagtggtgtcagGGTCGGCTGATAACACATCATACATGCCTCAGGAGCAGTAAATTATTGGGGTGCGGTAAGAACAGACAAAACTCCGTATTTTAGCGGTCATGAATAACCCTCAGCGAATTTACAGGATGTCCTACTGCTTAAAACCACCAGTGATCGGATGTAATCTGAGGACAATTTCTTTGTtatggctcctgtccacggacaatAGTGCATTGTGTTACTCACGGCCATAATCCGGCCatgagtaacgcagtgcacgctttccatagtgttgctatggaaagcgcagccccctgtccaggagcggagaatcatagcgattgtcCGCTCACAGgagtcaaatcgcagcatgccttcGATTCTCCGCAGCGagcctgtctgtcagataggctcaccgcagaaaactgtcagttctctcccctgctccccggcggcggaatatcgctagcgatattccgcctcacccgtggacagggtgcctaaggcttcattcccacaagcgtatatcgtccgccgttttaatggccggccgatatacgctaccatctaacgtttgtgcgcccgttcacacagcaTAGGCCCCGGCGcgtatacgccgaggctgccatgcggttgagccttccctccccctcgctggctcacctcttctcccctcccctctggctgattccaGGGTGGGAggttagcagtcacactgctaagctccctcccttctccggccgctgtcagtggctcccataggagcccatgcagtggccaacgGTCTCTggttcaaaagatagttccaggactatcttttgggcctgaggtaaaaaaaacgccggcgctatattggccagcaggGCACTTTTACATCACAGGAATACGgcgatgtgatctgatgcattggaatccaacgcatcagatcacagcgtatattggccgcccaTGAAAACGGCAgcccgatatacactcgtgggaaagagcccttagggtagtttcacatctcCATTGAGGGTTCCCCTTTCCTATtctattcggggagcaggaaaggggaatccctgcggctggATGGAACTAAacagcccattgactataatggggtccgtccgctttCCACACAGCTACTCGTTTTTGGGACACAAGAAAAGGCGCTGCGTAGAACCCGAGTCAGCACCGGGCCATGCCAGCCTCTGCCCGCCCACATTACAGACTGGCAGGTCTCAGGACACACAGGAAGTGACCCGTCATTCTCGATGATTCACATGGAAGGCGGTTGTATGGTGCAGCACCCATGATCGCAGGCTCCGCTCTGTTgatcttcaaagtatgtttaatCTAAAATGCAGCAGTTTTGGAACACCACCTACAATCTTGCGATGTATCttcctgtcccgggttcatgcggACCGCGGCTCAGGCAGCAGGAacctagtgacaggttccctttaaatgttgcaTATAATGAACTTCTCTTATCACAGTCCGTATCCATGAAAGCTAATGATGCCGGAGCCATGAGGCTGCAACGGTCATCAGCGGTTTATAGCTGGTTGTGAAATATTACTGGAAATTCAGGAGACTCTGCCAAACGGGGATTTCATAACAGGATATAAGGTTTCAAAAAAGGCTGAAGCAGTTTCATAAAGAAACAGACTGAGGCCACGCTCACACAGATAAGTTTTTTACCGCGGCacaaggctcccattgatttaaacaggggccttgcagacatgcgctcCTCGAGCGCTCCCTGCTCTATTTTCCCAgcacctcatcacaatgatggggtgcgctaaaacccaCTGTTGGCATCGGGAACCTGCATCTGAAAGAGATAGTAAAATCACGGCACAACTCCACGATCGAAATCGCAGCATTTTGCTGAGCCCATGCGAGAGTGGCCTTTAGGGTGGCGTTTCAAATGCCACGCTGAACTCTGTAAaacggctccattgatttcaacggggctgCTCAGACGAGCGTGGCATTTGTAACGCTGCGATTTTCAAACACTGTCTGCTTTATCTTGCAATGATGGGTGCGGTAAACGCTGTGAGAGCAGCCCAAGCATGTTCTGTGGCAGAACATCAGCACCAAAAATCAACCCCATTGGTGCGGGTACAGAGTAGACCTCACCCTTTCTaaggtgaaatcagctgcagatccacaccagcGGGGTGAATtatgacatggattttggtgccgatTTTTCACAACATTTCTGctgaggctacctacacacaggtgagtgcgatattaTGCTCGGTAACCTGCATTACACCCGCGGATGCCAGGCAATTTTGGGGCGAACAAAAAAAGCCttgcatctgtgaaattccgattttCATCCTCGCTTGAGGATCGGaaatgttttccattgatttcaatgggaagcctcacatcgcacggcatgcgagagccatgctATGCAataaaaggtcccattgaaatcgaaAATGTGACATAGTGTGTTATACATTGTGACTACAACATGGTGCAAATTGTTGTAAACTaaaccaactaataggtggtatcaACTCAGATTAGACAGTCTTAAGATTTGACAGATTTGTCTTTCAGCCgcgccactgtgataaatctgctgCACTTTAAGACGGTCTGGTCTATGTCTGAACTGTGTAATTATTAGACAGGACTATTAAGTCCGTCCCATTGAGTGTGGTGCATGTAATATTTCCCTACTGACTCGTGGATAATGTCTGACCGCTGCCGTTCttgccaaaaacaaaaaaaaaaaacaaaaaaaaaaacaagcagccatGGCAAAAACAGGCATAGGTTAGTTGTAGGTCAATAGGGAATTATTAActatgcactaaaaaaaaaaaaaaattgtgcattttttgggtctgtttttttcttttgcaggcaCATCAAGCTGTAGGTTTGGCGTTTTTTCTATAGTATATGGGGGAGGGGAATGCGTTACAAATGTGTCATAAAACGCTAAACAAATAGCAGGTACTACTCATTCTTATGTGCATTTTCTTGGGAGTGTGTGTTAAGGAACttgaggccggtttcacacaagtGGGTCAGGTTCTGCATGCAAGAGCACATAGCGGAATCTGATCCTGTGTCCGGCCGGCGTCATCGCGTACctataaaatctgtactgcagatggtccgcatagTACAGATTTGTTtaaaaatccctgcttttcccatgccatcgctaggcaatgatgtggaGTCTGCGACCTTTCTGCTATGTCAATTCAATGGAAGCAATCTgggtcagatggcttctattaaatctgcgcaaaaatacggcatgctgcaatttttttttcgcgAGTGAAAAATCGCAGTTGTTGCCCGCTCATGTGAGCAGCCATGCGAATACTCTGTTTGAACGTGTGGAATGCGGTGGATCGTCCGTGCGGCTGacgattgcagattccgcaattcaaacttgcccatgtgagaccggcctaaaaaTGGCTTGCTGGGGAGAgagaggttttaaaaaaaaaaacaactctgtcAAGTCAATTCTTGGCACAGTTTTCAATCTAGGTGGCCACATACTGATTTGCCCATTGACTGGGATTATATCAGTGTGTGTATCCACATGAAAATTTGTGACCGAACTGTCGCTCAGCCTCAAAGCTCTGCTGTGGATAAAACGGTCAGCTCCACATCAGAAAAATCTGGCGTGGAACTGACAGTAAATTacccgtgtgaacaaggcttaAAAGGGAGCTGCGCTTATAAtggcaggctggggtcccattgattttagtgagagctgcacctgcaattacaagcgccggccactacacagaggttggagcaacaCATCCACTCCAACTCCAGTGTATCCCAGCGGTGCGGTCTAGAAAACTCCCTTAAGTTTGAATATGCACTCCAAGCGGTAATACAAAGATTCAGGGCTGACTAGTCAGAATGCCCCAAGTCATGCATCGCGCTCCTTAGGCCCTGCATTAGGCAGCGTCATCAGTTTTGCTCAGAGTGATTCTTTAGTTTATTCCAGACTAAACCTCTGCTGCAGAAGAAAGCAAAGAGTTCAGCTCCGGATACACGTAGTGCAGACTATTAGGACATTGTCCACCGTCTAAAAAGAGAAGCTAAATAAAAAAGTTGAACAAAGTGAATGCAAAAAGTGCGTTTACGAGTGCAGACAAGACCGGTGCGGCGGCCGCGTGACATGCCCTGCAAGCAGACTCCTTCCCCGCTCACTCCGAAGCTTCACCATATCGACTCAGCAGATACTAATGCTCCAAGCATGTAGAGCCATCATGTGGGAGTCAAGAACCAGCGATAGATAGGATGACGAATATGCAAAACTACTAGTTAACCCTTTCCTCACCTGCATATAGGGGTCCTCTACAGATGGATAGAAGAAGTCAGTGGTCTGAACAAGGGAAAGTCCTCTGTGTCTTAAAGGGATTACACACGAATCCATACCAATACCTGCAAGGAAAGCACACAAAAGAGGCTTTAGTTTAGACAATGTCTGCTTCTCAacattaaagaagttgtctggttgtaaactgaTGATGGCCTggcctcaggattggtcatcaatagcacATTAGTACTTTTGCCACCTAGGACCCCCACTAAACAGCCGTTTGCTGGGTTAATGttatcatgcactgagctgatatctgcaagaagcagatagctccgttcacattgtagtggccagacttggtattgcaggccaagttttcattcactttaatggggaacttcacgtgtaataccaaacctgaccactatattgggaatggagctgtctgcttactgcagtgGCCCTGTGAACAGTTGATCAGCAGAGTCCCGCACAGCAGACACCAGCTAATCTACTACTAATAGCataacctgaggataggccattaattatTTACGAATGGACGACCTTTTTAAAAGTGGCAAATAAAAGTAatagctagagttgagcgaacgtactctgccgagcttgatgctcgttcgagtattagcatactcgatggtgctcgttactcaaacgagcatgacgctgtgttcaaccccgccccagttttggcccctccccgatgCAGCACGCGCGAGAGAAAACACGAACCACGAAAAAAAAGAGCTCGGGACacggcggcccacatacaaaaatgctcgagtctcccattgtagtcaagtaCTCGAGTAGAGTACTACCTTTGTTTAATTTGCAATCCAGCTGGTGAACCTTGTGCCGCCCGTGTGATATTGCCTGAGCCAACAGCTGACTGCAGCAATCCGGCTTAAAGCAACTGATATGCCATGAGCAATTCACATGGCTCTCATATCCAACACGGAATTAGGTTATGATATAATTAATTATATCATCCCTCAACATCATTTGCCAGCAACCACAACACCATAATAATCACCAATATTTATGTAGCGCATGCACATGATATGATgttgggttctgtccccattggggctcacaatctacaatcacctatctgtatgtttttggaatgACGAAGGAAACCGGTGTACCGAGAGGAAACCCACACGGACGGAGAGAACACAGAAACTCCATGCATAAAATAGCTAAATTAGAACATACAGGAGAGAAAAGATAAGAACtgaggactaaaggcccatttacacgcaaaggtgatcgctcaaacttcGTTCAAAAGTTAGGATGACTGACAGTTTAAGCGGtcattttacataagctgctaatgggcactaatgcccattagtagcttattaccttcatttgcatgcaaataagccTCCctaagctgtatgcagagaacagccagCTGGTCTGTTATCGGCATACAGCCCTTTGTTCAGCTGTGGGACTACCGCTGAATAAAATGTTATTAGCGCTACCGTGGAGAATCACAAGATGTGGTCCCTGCCATCAACTGCccagccgaacgatggattttaaactcaactaaaagtcatcgttcagacgaaaagcaaacgatggtagcatttacacgcgaccattatcgctcaaaagacttcgcttgagcgataattgtcacACATAAATTGGCCCTTTTAAACGGAACGAATATCGTTAAAAAAAAGTGGTTCTTGCAAATTTGAactataatcgttctgtgtaaactgcCAAAGATCATTTCGAAAGTGACTCAAAAGTAGAGAAAAAGGGATTTTTCTCTAATTCGGTATATTTCAAAGTTTCTTCTTGTTActtgtattatgtacagggtgtCAAAACAACAGCATCCATCGCCCGCCACCATGTTATAGTGCTTGTACTTTTGTAGGTGCGCCCCTGCTGAAATTAGCGATTGCCACACTTTGTCGCCCCTCTTTGTACAACACTGCGGCGAATAGTCACGGCTCCTAGCTGATAATCGCATCGACTCTTGACTGTCCGCCCGCTGTCAGAGCCATCACTGATGTCGCACGCTGAGCGATACGACAATCAAGTAAGAGCAGCACAACCGCAGCCTGAGATCCGTGAGCGGTCATATGGTAACTCATTGCTGAGTAGTtctctttagggctcattcacacaggcgtatgaagTTTTCGATCCGTGACGACCCAacattttcacagaccaaaacacTGCATTTATcacgcatgtgcaaaaaaaaaaaaatccccaaaacaagTTCATTGATTTAATACCTAACTATGCAGTGAATACGCGTGCACCATGTGTATTCACgccttcccatagacttcaatgggctatTTCGCTCGGCAACACGGaccaaaatacaacatgctgcgtgtttttttttttgatgcacgtgaaaaacacgtgtgaatactccaatgcaaatcaatagggATTCAGCACTAAGTATTGGGcgcatatacacccatgtgagtgaaCCCTTAAAGAGAGAGGCTAAAACGGTATTctggacatttaaccccttgcagtattgatgacctgtccttagaaaaggtcatcaatagttgatcagtagggatcAGTCCACCAGTGTGATAATCTCAGCCCCCGCACTCACTGAAGCGTGGCCAAACGTCCACATCGATGCCGGATAGAAAGTATAATAGCGGCCATGGAAATAAGTGGAAGCTGCTGTATATATCCTAGTGCAGTTACGGCTTCGACCACAACACGGACAGAGCTGTCAACATCCAGCCGTAAGTGCAGAGACTGAGATCAGTGATCGCCAGGGGTCCCAACTGGTGGACCTcctcgctgatcaactattgacctaGCCTAAGGCCAAAGTTTTAaatactgcaaggggttaaatggccaaaaccccctttaaaaatgAATGATCTTAAACTTGCAGCAAGTCAGAAGTCTCCGCACAGTGCCAATGGGATCTTTCCAGATGGCACACCTCGCCAATGGGGTTCCCAGATGGCACACCTCGCCAATGGGGTCTTCCCACGTGTATGCACTTCCCCTTTAAGTCCTGGTCTAGCACACTACTGACACACTGCACCGGAATGCCAGCATGCACATAACCCCCTATAAGACCCTCCCTGCTCACCCAGCCTTGGGGATCCTCCATCCTGCACCGCACACGAGCCCCCCGGCTCCAAGCCGCCTCCCTCTCTGGGTTCCCCCTCTTCCAGTCCCGCCAAGAGTCTGAGCAGCGTCTCCTGCGGGACTTTACAGCCTCAGCCTTTC
Protein-coding sequences here:
- the SEPHS2 gene encoding selenide, water dikinase 2: MAAGSLPASMAPYFPGYRPFDPESLGLGAAFRLTSFSDMKGUGCKVPQETLLRLLAGLEEGEPREGGGLEPGGSCAVQDGGSPRLGIGMDSCVIPLRHRGLSLVQTTDFFYPSVEDPYMQGRIACANVLSDLYAMGITECDNMLMLLSVSQKMTEEEKEKVTPLMIKGFKDAAEEGGTSVTGGQTVVNPWIIIGGVATVVCQSNEFIMPHNAVPGDVLVLTKPLGTQVAVNAHQWLDNPDRWNKIRLVVSREEVELAYQEAMFNMATLNRTAAALMHTFNAHAATDITGFGILGHAQNLAQQQLCEVNFVIHNLPIIAKMSAITKACGNRFGLLQGTSAETSGGLLICLPREQAARFCAEIKSPKYGEGHQAWIIGIVEKGTRSARIIEKPRIIEVTPRGAGTSDCSTTSLEPPC